From one Planktothrix agardhii NIES-204 genomic stretch:
- a CDS encoding putative transmembrane permease, translating into MKNQEQKLHPGWWISILYFAQGFPYTVVNIMSVVFLKGLGASNELIGLTSFLSLPWVIKGLWGPIVDIYSTKRRWILRMEILCTILFLILALGALFPQAIPISIAIFALIAFISATHDIAIDGFYLTVLNLDQQAFYVGVRNTAYRMAVLAGGGGLVFLAGNIAEKYSNGKSPTGEILYNPVQLNFLGSNFSIPALQWGWSIAFSIASLIFLFIYGFQKIYLPKPQKATFSETENLSNSANFINSFKTYFTQYKIGWTLAFILLFRLGDALTFKMATPFLMDTAAKGGLGITTAEIGILSGTVGVIFLLFGGLLGGFLIAKQGLKTWIWPMAILQNFTNIFYWLLAKTQPEIIWAYVVNSLEQFTYGLGVAAYTVFLMQTVRPEYKASHYAITTAFMAAGVLIPGVFSGYIQADLGYQNYFLLSAMAVIPGLLTIFFIPIKDQNHISYVTRPGLDDEDIK; encoded by the coding sequence ATGAAAAATCAAGAACAAAAACTGCATCCCGGTTGGTGGATTTCAATTTTATATTTTGCCCAAGGATTTCCCTATACCGTTGTTAATATCATGTCGGTGGTTTTTTTAAAAGGTTTAGGGGCGAGTAACGAATTAATTGGGTTAACCAGTTTCTTATCCCTGCCTTGGGTAATCAAGGGATTATGGGGGCCAATTGTTGATATTTATTCAACCAAACGGCGATGGATTTTAAGAATGGAAATCTTATGTACAATCCTATTTTTGATTTTAGCATTGGGGGCACTATTTCCGCAAGCTATTCCCATTTCTATTGCAATTTTCGCCCTGATTGCTTTTATTAGTGCCACCCATGATATAGCAATTGATGGGTTTTATTTGACGGTGTTAAATTTAGACCAACAGGCGTTTTATGTAGGAGTTAGAAACACCGCTTATCGGATGGCAGTTTTAGCCGGAGGTGGCGGGTTAGTATTTTTAGCAGGAAATATTGCTGAAAAATATAGTAATGGAAAAAGTCCGACGGGGGAAATTTTATATAACCCGGTTCAGTTGAATTTTTTGGGGTCTAATTTTTCAATTCCTGCATTACAATGGGGATGGTCAATTGCTTTTTCTATCGCTAGTTTAATCTTTTTATTCATCTACGGATTTCAGAAAATATATTTACCAAAGCCTCAAAAAGCAACTTTTTCAGAAACAGAAAATCTCTCCAATTCTGCTAATTTTATTAACTCATTTAAAACCTATTTTACTCAATATAAAATTGGTTGGACTCTCGCTTTTATCTTATTATTTCGTTTAGGAGATGCCTTAACATTCAAAATGGCAACTCCGTTTTTAATGGATACGGCTGCAAAAGGTGGGTTAGGAATTACAACCGCCGAAATCGGGATTTTATCGGGGACGGTTGGGGTAATTTTCCTATTATTTGGCGGGTTATTAGGAGGGTTTTTAATTGCTAAACAAGGGTTAAAAACCTGGATATGGCCGATGGCAATTCTCCAAAATTTTACTAATATATTTTATTGGCTATTAGCTAAAACTCAACCGGAAATTATTTGGGCCTATGTGGTTAATTCCCTGGAACAATTTACCTATGGTTTAGGAGTAGCCGCCTATACTGTATTTTTAATGCAAACAGTCCGTCCTGAATATAAAGCCTCCCATTATGCAATTACAACGGCATTTATGGCGGCTGGAGTATTAATTCCGGGGGTATTTAGTGGATATATTCAAGCAGATTTAGGCTATCAAAACTACTTTTTATTGAGTGCAATGGCGGTAATTCCAGGGTTATTAACTATTTTCTTTATTCCCATTAAAGATCAAAATCATATTAGTTATGTTACCAGACCTGGACTCGATGATGAAGACATCAAATAA
- a CDS encoding sulfotransferase, producing the protein MTLPNFLIIGAGKAGTRSLYSYLQQHPEVYMSPVKETNFFALEGEEINFKGPRADQEINSWSINNLEDYQKMFDSVQSKKAIGEDSPLYLYSPKAPDRIKHYIPDAKLIAVLRNPAERAFSNYNYFSIPEFEPLSFEKALQAETERINNQWEWIWHYKNLGFYYSQLQRYYKIFSPNQIKVYLYEDIQADSQKVISDLFNFIGVDPNFIPNTYKKYNVTYKVKSKALLNFFEKPNLIKNFIRNLVPDTIRKPMAAKVYRSNLVKPQLEPKIRSELIEVYREDILRLQDLIQRDLSAWLIIK; encoded by the coding sequence ATGACACTACCTAATTTTTTGATTATAGGTGCGGGTAAAGCAGGAACTCGATCATTGTATAGTTATCTCCAGCAACATCCTGAAGTCTATATGAGTCCTGTCAAAGAAACAAATTTTTTTGCTTTAGAAGGGGAAGAAATAAATTTTAAGGGGCCAAGAGCAGACCAAGAAATTAATTCTTGGTCAATCAATAATTTAGAGGATTATCAAAAAATGTTTGATTCAGTTCAATCAAAAAAAGCTATTGGCGAAGATTCTCCTTTGTATCTTTATAGCCCTAAAGCTCCTGATAGAATTAAACACTATATACCCGATGCTAAATTAATTGCTGTTTTGAGAAATCCCGCAGAACGCGCATTCTCTAATTATAACTACTTTTCTATTCCTGAATTTGAACCTTTAAGCTTTGAAAAAGCTTTACAAGCTGAGACCGAGCGCATAAATAATCAGTGGGAATGGATTTGGCACTACAAAAACTTGGGATTTTATTATAGCCAGCTTCAAAGATATTACAAAATCTTTAGCCCCAACCAAATTAAAGTATATCTTTATGAAGATATTCAAGCTGATTCTCAGAAAGTCATATCAGACCTTTTTAATTTTATAGGAGTAGATCCAAATTTTATCCCTAATACATACAAGAAATACAATGTCACTTATAAAGTTAAAAGTAAGGCTTTACTAAATTTCTTTGAAAAACCTAATTTGATTAAAAATTTTATTAGAAATTTAGTTCCTGATACAATTCGTAAACCTATGGCAGCCAAAGTTTATAGAAGTAACTTGGTAAAACCTCAGCTAGAGCCAAAGATAAGATCTGAATTAATTGAGGTTTACAGAGAAGATATTTTAAGGTTGCAAGATTTAATTCAGCGAGATCTTTCGGCTTGGTTAATTATCAAATAA
- a CDS encoding putative glycosyl transferase — protein MPLISVVIPVFNGEKTIQATLESVLKQTFKNFEIIIIDDGSFDSTLEIISKISDSRIKVFSYANSGASVSRNRGFSHACGEFIALLDADDLWTVDKLESQLTVLEENPQAMVAYSWSDCIEESGNFLRPSCHFTYTGNVFANLLVANFIGNGSVILVRQQVVKEIGDFNESLQAAQDWDWYLRLAYRYEFVVVPRVQVLYRESKNSISSHVNRLEEASITVIKKAFYQAPVSLDYLKKYSLANLYKYLIFKALNYPLERSVGLTTIKFIGYVIKNEPIFLKKQPKLLIKAFYKSVLVVFLSPLVAQKVFSKFPRISNTTAFLFYINTNPF, from the coding sequence ATGCCACTTATATCTGTTGTCATTCCGGTATTTAATGGAGAAAAAACCATTCAAGCTACATTAGAATCTGTTTTAAAACAAACTTTTAAAAATTTTGAAATTATTATTATTGATGATGGTTCTTTTGATTCTACCCTAGAAATTATCTCGAAAATATCAGATTCTCGAATTAAAGTTTTTTCTTATGCAAATTCTGGAGCCTCCGTTAGCCGAAATCGAGGATTTTCTCATGCTTGTGGTGAGTTTATTGCTTTATTAGATGCTGATGACTTATGGACAGTAGACAAGCTAGAGAGTCAACTGACTGTATTAGAAGAAAACCCACAAGCTATGGTAGCTTATAGCTGGAGTGACTGTATTGAAGAATCAGGTAACTTTTTACGTCCATCCTGCCATTTTACTTATACTGGTAATGTATTCGCTAACTTGTTAGTAGCCAATTTTATTGGCAATGGTTCTGTTATTTTGGTACGTCAGCAGGTTGTTAAAGAAATCGGTGATTTTAATGAATCCCTACAAGCTGCTCAAGACTGGGATTGGTATTTACGTTTAGCCTATCGATATGAGTTTGTTGTTGTACCTCGTGTTCAAGTATTGTATCGAGAGTCCAAAAACTCAATTTCTTCTCATGTTAATCGCTTAGAAGAAGCCAGTATTACAGTGATTAAAAAAGCATTTTATCAAGCACCTGTTTCCTTGGATTATTTAAAGAAATACAGCCTAGCTAATCTATATAAATATTTAATTTTCAAAGCTTTAAATTATCCTTTAGAAAGAAGTGTTGGACTAACAACAATCAAATTTATAGGCTATGTTATAAAAAATGAACCTATTTTCTTGAAAAAACAACCTAAATTGTTAATAAAAGCTTTTTACAAAAGTGTTCTAGTAGTCTTTTTATCTCCTTTGGTAGCCCAAAAGGTTTTTTCTAAGTTTCCTCGAATCTCAAATACAACTGCTTTTTTATTTTACATTAACACAAACCCTTTTTAA
- the lysS gene encoding lysyl-tRNA synthetase, whose amino-acid sequence MATNETRNEVEVRSQKVDELRELGIEPYPSHSVQRSHTTQDIKDLFAQPGKELNDGESDADAIPLKVCGRITFKRDSGSIGFIGLTDIAGIIQLKLEKKIVTGETGLSFNQVKKYLDLGDFIAAEGIGCRTNRGELSVQVERIFIVSKATMPFPDSYYGVNDPELCRRHREIDLVSNSKSLETFKVRNRILKRMRTYLWDNCFEELETPVLQAIYGGAAARPFVTHHNSLDINLYLRIATELHLKRAICGGFERVFEIGRVFRNEGIDSTHNPEFTSIEVYQAYADYFDVITLVEDVICAIAKDVLGEQTSLEYQGDVISLERKYNYSEQYPTFTGSHWKVQTMVEAVRETTGLDFDTLELDEALKAVESLGLHLSKLEIQSLGYVLYTVFDKLVSPKLIQPTFITEFPVEVSPLAKRHRSKSGFVERFELFIHGTEYSNGFSELNDPKDQRQRFEAQLTQKNAGDEEAHPMDEDFIQALSLGMPNCGGMGIGIDRLVMLFTNTASIRDVIMFPTMRTF is encoded by the coding sequence ATGGCTACAAATGAAACCCGCAATGAAGTAGAAGTTCGTTCTCAAAAAGTCGATGAGTTGAGAGAATTGGGAATAGAACCCTATCCCAGTCATTCAGTTCAAAGGTCACATACAACCCAGGACATTAAAGACTTATTCGCCCAACCAGGGAAAGAATTAAATGATGGAGAAAGCGACGCCGATGCTATTCCTTTAAAGGTTTGTGGACGGATTACTTTTAAACGCGATAGTGGAAGTATTGGATTTATTGGTTTAACCGATATTGCGGGAATAATTCAACTCAAATTAGAGAAAAAAATAGTTACGGGTGAAACGGGATTATCCTTTAATCAGGTTAAAAAATATCTCGATTTGGGGGATTTTATTGCCGCCGAAGGGATTGGTTGTCGGACTAACCGAGGGGAATTATCCGTACAGGTGGAACGGATTTTTATTGTTTCTAAAGCTACCATGCCTTTTCCTGATTCCTATTATGGAGTTAATGACCCGGAACTGTGTCGTCGTCATCGAGAAATTGATTTAGTTAGTAACTCTAAATCCTTAGAAACCTTTAAGGTTAGAAATCGCATTCTGAAAAGGATGCGGACTTATTTATGGGATAATTGTTTTGAGGAATTAGAAACTCCTGTATTACAAGCAATTTATGGGGGGGCGGCGGCTCGTCCTTTTGTTACCCATCATAACAGTTTGGATATTAATTTATATCTGCGAATTGCTACGGAATTGCATTTAAAACGGGCAATTTGTGGCGGTTTTGAACGGGTATTTGAAATTGGGCGGGTGTTTAGAAATGAAGGTATTGATAGTACCCATAACCCCGAATTTACTTCGATTGAAGTATATCAAGCCTACGCTGATTATTTTGATGTGATCACTTTAGTAGAAGATGTGATTTGTGCGATCGCTAAGGATGTTTTAGGAGAACAAACTTCACTAGAATATCAGGGAGATGTGATAAGTTTAGAACGAAAATATAACTATTCTGAACAATATCCCACCTTTACCGGAAGCCATTGGAAAGTACAAACAATGGTGGAAGCGGTGCGAGAAACAACTGGGTTAGATTTTGATACTTTAGAGTTAGATGAAGCCCTGAAAGCCGTAGAAAGTTTAGGGTTACATTTATCAAAATTAGAAATCCAAAGTTTAGGATATGTCCTTTATACGGTTTTTGATAAGTTAGTTTCACCTAAATTAATTCAACCCACTTTTATTACAGAATTTCCGGTGGAAGTCAGTCCATTAGCTAAACGTCACCGTTCTAAATCGGGATTTGTAGAACGTTTTGAGTTATTTATTCATGGGACAGAATATTCTAATGGCTTTTCTGAATTGAATGATCCCAAAGACCAACGCCAACGATTTGAAGCACAATTAACCCAGAAAAATGCCGGGGATGAAGAAGCTCATCCGATGGATGAAGACTTCATTCAAGCCCTATCTTTAGGGATGCCAAATTGTGGTGGAATGGGGATTGGAATTGATCGGTTAGTAATGTTATTTACGAATACCGCCAGCATTCGAGATGTGATTATGTTCCCGACCATGCGAACTTTTTAA
- the rpmB gene encoding 50S ribosomal protein L28: MSRICQLTGKRANNGMAVSHSHRRTHKLQEANLQWKRIWWPQGNRFVRLKLSTKAIKTIELKGLQAMAKKAGLDLNKF; the protein is encoded by the coding sequence ATGTCTCGGATTTGTCAGTTAACGGGAAAGAGAGCCAATAACGGTATGGCCGTGTCCCACTCCCACCGTCGCACCCACAAATTGCAGGAAGCGAATTTACAGTGGAAACGGATTTGGTGGCCCCAAGGGAATCGTTTTGTGAGATTAAAACTTTCTACAAAAGCGATTAAAACTATTGAACTGAAAGGGTTACAAGCCATGGCCAAGAAAGCAGGACTTGATTTGAACAAATTTTAA
- the rffM gene encoding UDP-N-acetyl-D-mannosaminuronic acid transferase — protein MSPTILPYDSALNGFPVLGLPVHLTNNYTNWLLQRCQQELGTHVITLNAEMAIQAEKDPKLAEIIHSAELVIPDGAGVVLYLQYKGKKIQRCPGIELAETLIENIGKLDNSELVFFYGGKQGIAEQAADNIQQKLPGLGISSYHGYLSASEEEDLKITLKDLQPKLILVGLGVPRQEFWISQNRHLCPNSIWIGVGGSFDIWSGIKQRAPEFFCKYHLEWLYRLYQEPWRWRRMLALPEFAIKVLLKGTGVTDLR, from the coding sequence ATGAGTCCAACTATTTTGCCTTATGATTCTGCTCTTAACGGTTTTCCGGTGTTGGGTTTACCTGTACATTTAACTAATAATTATACTAATTGGTTATTACAACGTTGCCAACAAGAGTTAGGAACTCACGTTATTACTTTGAATGCAGAAATGGCAATTCAAGCAGAAAAAGATCCTAAATTAGCAGAAATTATTCATTCAGCAGAGTTAGTAATTCCCGATGGTGCGGGGGTGGTGCTTTATTTACAATATAAAGGTAAAAAAATTCAACGTTGTCCGGGTATTGAATTAGCAGAAACCTTGATAGAAAATATTGGTAAATTAGATAATTCTGAATTAGTCTTTTTCTATGGGGGAAAACAGGGAATTGCTGAACAGGCGGCGGATAATATTCAACAAAAACTCCCAGGTCTGGGAATTTCTAGTTATCATGGTTATCTGTCTGCTTCTGAAGAAGAAGATTTAAAAATTACTTTAAAAGACCTACAACCCAAATTAATATTAGTCGGTTTGGGTGTTCCCCGTCAGGAATTTTGGATTAGTCAAAATCGTCATCTTTGCCCGAATTCTATTTGGATAGGTGTGGGAGGAAGTTTTGATATTTGGTCAGGAATTAAACAACGGGCACCGGAATTTTTCTGTAAATATCATTTAGAATGGTTATATAGATTATATCAAGAACCCTGGCGTTGGCGTCGGATGTTGGCGTTACCAGAGTTTGCGATTAAAGTGTTATTAAAGGGAACAGGGGTCACGGATTTAAGATGA